A segment of the Verrucomicrobiota bacterium genome:
ACTCTACGGATGTCATGTTCCCTGTGAGGATTCCGTAGATCCCCACGGTTACTCCGAAATTCCAAAGGATTCCGGCGACAAGCAACAACCCTCCATGGCGAACGGGAGATCGACATAGTCTCGCCATAATCCAAAGGGCCACTGCAAATACTGCGTTGTTGCCCCAACCGTAAGAGACGGCGTTCAAGTGGGCCGACCTCAACCGGCCAAACGTCAGATCGGGGAAAGCAGAGAGGAATTCGGGGTTATGTAGTTTGAAGGAAGCTACAAATCCAAAGACGGATCCGAGCAAAAGCCAAACCACTCCGGACACCACGAAAAAAATGCCCCCAACCATCATCGAGGAGTCAATTACACTGAGAGCAGTTCGCTCGGAATACGACCGTGAACCGTAGACGCCGGTTGGTGGCGCAATGGTTTCAGGTTCTGCTGTAACAGTGGCGGTTGACATTAACGGTTATGGCTCAGTTTCTAGGGCTCGCTATTCTTATCCTTCCCCGGAAACGAATCGAGATTTTCTCCCTCGGGCTCTTCTTCGGTAAAAATGGATTTTGCGCTTTCCTCGAAATCCTTCAGCTGACCGTTCTTCGCCGCCCAAAACAATGCGTAGACTGCCGAGGCAAAAAGAAGGCTCGCGAGAACGAGGATAACAATAAGAAGGTTACTCCAGCCCTCCATTTCCTTCGGTTTTTTGGGAATGACCGGAGTTCCGATACTCTTCAACCGTGATCTTCATCGCTTCTTCTACCGGAATCCGATAGACTCCCTCAGCGGGATTAACGACTCCGTAAGTAGTGGTAGTCTCTGCACTCGCATTCTGGATTTCCCGAAGGTTCTCCTTTCGGGTCTCGGCAAGGACTTCACTAATCGGCTCAGGCCGGTAAGGAATGTAAGCGAGCCAGAGGATGAGAAGAAACAGCAGGATAAACCCGATTCCTCCGATCACTGAAGCTGTTCGATTACTCCATGAACTCTCTATCTCGGTGTCACTCATGATGGTGGATCGACTCGCCTACACGGGGATCCCGCAAGGGAACAGCGCTGTTTTCCCGTAAACTGCGCAGGTAGGCCCAAAGCACAATACCTCCGACGCCCACAATCATTGCGACGTCCCAGAAACTGATTTCAAATTGCCTGATTTTGTAATTGAGCACGTTCTCAGCCGGAGCCTTCTTGCCCGGAAGGATGTTAAAGTAGAGATCAACCAAGTGAAAGGTGAGGATCCATCCTGCGATGAACAGGATCAGCTTAATTTTCACCTTGGTCTGGTAGAAAAGAAGAAAGAGGAACGGAACAAGGAAGTGGAAAAAAATCAAGGAGAGCCCTACCCACCACCACGAATTTGTTGTGCCATCTGGGTTCAAATGGCGGATCACATACCAGAACGTTTCTTCCGGGATGTTCGCTTGGTAAATCAAGAAATACTGGGAAAAGCTTATGTAGGCCCAGAAGACCGTGAACGCCAAAGCCATACAGCCCAAGTCGTAATTATGAGCCTGTTTGTGGATCCCCTTCAACGCTCCTTTTTCTGACTGGAAAAACAAGAGAATCAGAAGAAACGCGATTGCCGCCCTCATGGATCCAGCGAAAAACCACACGCCGTACATCGTCGAGAACCAGTGGTATTCCAAACTCATATACCAGTCGATCGAGGCAAAGGTTGCACTAAGTCCACAGGCGAAAATACCTGCTGCCGAGAGAACCCGCATCTTTCCCACATGAGAGGGATCCCCATCTTTATCCAATGCGAACGAGTGCTTCCGCAATGACTTCGCAAAAAACAGGAATACTCCAAAAAACAAAAACGCCCGCGCGGTGAAGCCAAACCGATTCAGAAACGGCTCTTTCGCCGTGTAGAGGACATCAGTCGCAACCGTGTAGCCGGAGGGTAAAAGGTAATTCGGGTTCAGCCATTTCCAGATAATCCCCGGGTCGTAGTAAAACCACGAGATTAGCAGCAGTGGCAGAAAGATGATCGCCAGCCAGGGAAAGCCAGCCAGCAAATGCTCCAACTGACGACGGGCCAGAACGGCCCAACCAGCGTCAAAAATATTAAAGAGAAGGACCAAGAAGAGCGACCCAATCAGTACTGTCGACCAGTAGGAAATCCCGATCAGCCAACTCAGAACGGGACGGGAGTCGTGATTGAAGAGACCAATGATCACTCCTATCGCAGCTATCGTAAGACCTGCAATTCCGAGGATAAGGCACAATTTTGGTAAGGGCATTTTGCCACCTACCTTGGCAATTGATCCGGAAAAGGCTTTTGCGGACGTCTCACTCACAGCCCAAGTTCTCCTCTCTTATCCACAGGGACATCCTCGATGGTTGCGTTTTGCGAACGCTGAAGTGCCCGGATGTAAAGAACGATCGCCCAACGCTCTTCGGGTGTGATCTTCTCCCCGTAGGCATACATCGAGTTCTTACCATGGGTAATGGTGTTGAAAATCTCGCCACCTGCCATGTCGCGGTAGAGTTGTAGCTGAAGATTGGAGGCAAGAACGCCGTACTTAGAAGTGATGCCCTTCCCGTCTGCGGCTGCTCCATGACAGACCGTGCAGAAGATATCGTATTTCTGCTTACCCAACTCCATGGTTGCGTTGCTGATCTCTATCGGGATGTCCGTCGCCCAAGATCCGTCGATATTTTTTCCTTCGTAAAGGGCTGTCGCAGTGGTGAACTGGTCCGTCTGGAAATCACTGCTGAAGACTTCCTTTCGCTCCCAGCCTTGGCCACGAATCACGGTTCCCGCAACCACTGGACGATCGTCCATTCGATTCGCAAAATAATTGTTCGTCGCCTGCGGCTTATATTTCGGCTGGTTGTCCATGTCCGGGAAAACCATCCAGGGAGTCTTTTCACTCTTGTCTCCCCGAAAGCCTAGAATCGTAACGACCGCGATGATCGTCAGGAAGTATATGGAGAAAAAGTAGCGCATCGATCCTAGGATTTCGCCTCCACAACGGTTATGTCTTCGCCGCCTGCCTTTTCGAAAACCGAACGAACCTCAGTTTCATTGAAAGTTGGATCCGTCGACTCAATCACGATCATAAACGTATCGTCAGAGGTCTTGAGGAAAGGCTCATAGTCGAAGAGCGGGTGATGATGCCGAGGTAGGCGATTCAGCAGGAACATACCTCCCAGCGTGCCGAAAGCCGCCAGAAGAATCGTCAACTCGTAGAAAATCGGAAACGGAAAAATCGGGGAGAAATACGGCTTCCCACCAACGATCAGTGGATAATCAATATTCATGTAGGCGACGATTGCCAAACCAGTCATAAACCCGGTTACTCCTCCGCACAGAGTAAAAAACGGCACACGGGAGCGCTTCATACCCATCGCGTGATGGATCCCATGTATCGGAAAAGGACTGTAGCAGTCCCAACGGGTGTAGTTCGCGTCACGAACTTTCTCGCAGGCGTGGTAAACATCCGGAGCAGTCCGGAAGGTGGCCGCAATCCCAAAGACCCCTGTATCAGACTTCGCCATCAGTGCCTTCCTTTCGACTGGTTCTCCGGGTGATCATGGTTGTGAGGATCCGCCTGTGGCAAACTGAGAGCCTTGACCTCAGAAAAGGCAATCAGTGGTAAGAATCTCAGGAACAGGAGGAAAAGCACTGTGAAAACCCCAAACGTTCCGAAGAAGGTAAAGATATCGACCATCGACGGCGAGTAATAGCCCCATGAGCTTGGCAGGAAGTCGTTGGCGAGCGAAGAGACTGTGATCACAAATCGCTCAAACCACATGCCCACGTTCACAAAAATCGAAATGATCCAAACAAGGGCAATGTTCTTGCGAATTCGCTTGAACCAAAAGAGCTGCGGGCAAATCACGTTGCAGGAGATCATGATCCAGTAGGCCCAAGCATACTGCCCAAAGGCCCGATTGATGAAGGCAAATCCCTCGTAGGGGTTCGCGCCATACCACGCGATGAAGAACTCCATTGCGTACGCATAGCCAACCATGCTTCCGGTCGCTAAAGTGATCTTACACATCGCATCGATGTGATACTGGTTCACCAAATCGTGAAGGCCGAAGATCGCCCGCAGTGGAAGGATGAGAGTGAGCACCATCCCAAACCCCGAGAAAATTGCCCCTGCAACAAAGTATGGTGGGAAGATCGTAGTGTGCCAACCGGGAAGAATTGAAGCAGCAAAGTCGAACGA
Coding sequences within it:
- a CDS encoding cytochrome c, translated to MRYFFSIYFLTIIAVVTILGFRGDKSEKTPWMVFPDMDNQPKYKPQATNNYFANRMDDRPVVAGTVIRGQGWERKEVFSSDFQTDQFTTATALYEGKNIDGSWATDIPIEISNATMELGKQKYDIFCTVCHGAAADGKGITSKYGVLASNLQLQLYRDMAGGEIFNTITHGKNSMYAYGEKITPEERWAIVLYIRALQRSQNATIEDVPVDKRGELGL
- the ccoS gene encoding cbb3-type cytochrome oxidase assembly protein CcoS, producing the protein MEGWSNLLIVILVLASLLFASAVYALFWAAKNGQLKDFEESAKSIFTEEEPEGENLDSFPGKDKNSEP
- a CDS encoding DUF3341 domain-containing protein, whose product is MAKSDTGVFGIAATFRTAPDVYHACEKVRDANYTRWDCYSPFPIHGIHHAMGMKRSRVPFFTLCGGVTGFMTGLAIVAYMNIDYPLIVGGKPYFSPIFPFPIFYELTILLAAFGTLGGMFLLNRLPRHHHPLFDYEPFLKTSDDTFMIVIESTDPTFNETEVRSVFEKAGGEDITVVEAKS